The Moorena producens PAL-8-15-08-1 genomic interval AGCAAACTAAATCGATACAGTTATTGGGAGGCGAAGGAATTGGACGACAAATCAATGCCGGAGGCAAACCAGCCATCTATGCTTACGCTGAGAAACTATTGCACCATAACTTGAGTTCTCTGCTAGCACCGTCAGAGAAAATTCAGGTGACGATTATCTTGCCGGAAGGGCGGAAGTTGGCACAGCGTACTTCTAATTCTGCCTTTGGTGTAGTAGAAGGACTTTCCCTACTAGGAACGACTGGCATTTCCCAGCCTCTGAGTGCTCCTGGTCAATTAGCTGCTTACCAGGAAGAATTAAAAGCAAAAGCCAGCAAATTGCTAAAACAGCAAGCCTCCTCACATTCGACAACACTAGTGTTCTGTGTGGGAGAAAATGGTTTAGATTTGGCGCGAGGCTTGGGGATTAATCCCGATCGGCTGGTTAAAACAGCTAATTGGCTTGGACCATTGTTGGTAGCAGCTGGATACTGCCAGGTGCCAGAAATTTTGTTATTTGGCTATCATGGTAAGTTAATTAAACTGGCTGGAGGAATTTTTCACACTCACCACCACCTAGCTGATGGACGACTGGAAATTCTCACTGCTCACTGTGCGCAGTTAGGAGTACCAAGCCCACTGATCAAGCAAGTATTTGGCAGTCAAACCACTGAAGCTGCTCTCAATTGTCTGCGTCAATGGGATCAGACTCAGGGCACTGATTGGGTCAATCAGGTTTATCATGCGATCGCATTGACCATTGACCAACGCTGCTTTGACTACATCCGCAAACACAGTGAGCAGCATATCCAGGTAGGCTCCGTATTATTCGATCGCGATCGCCAAATTATCGTTACCAGTCCCACAGGTTGCACATTATTTTCAAATTTGTGATAAATTTTTATAAATCTTCATACATTGGCGGGCGGATCTTGTAGCCGAACCCAATGTATGATAAATTAACCTGATTATCAGCTGAAACTTCGGATTTCAGGACATATAAACTGAAACCCTGAAAAATCTCCTGACTAGAAGTCACGAGAGTGTCAACAGACATACCACTGCCAGGCAGGTCTATGAAGTGCGTGTGGGAGTGGAAACTGACATAACCGTAAACAGATAGAGTTCTGTATCGTCGATGAGAGTCTACGACTCAGACTAACTGGTTAATGCCAGCGCTACCATCCACATCAAAGTGTTGGGGCGTTGAAGGATTAATTTACGGAAACCATCAGCTTTCAACCTATCTGTTCATAGCAATTAATTTATGCTGCCCAGAAGCACACCTAGGCAGCGACCTGTTCGTACATTCACACAACTAAACATGACGAACACAGCAGTAACCCTAAGGACCAACAAACTATCTTACCAGAAAGAGGCATTGCCTGTAGCCTCTCTAGGAGAGCAGTTGAATCGCCAGATGATTGTGATTCTGGACTTCGGCTCTCAATACTCGGAACTGATTGCTCGTCGCATTCGCGAGACTAACGTTTACTCCGAGGTACTATCCTATCAGACCACAGCTCAACAGCTACAGCAGCTTCATCCCCAGGGCATCATTCTCTCTGGAGGGCCCAATTCCGTCTATGACGATGGAGCCCCCCTATGTGACCCAGAAATTTGGAATCTCGGTATACCCGTGCTAGGGGTTTGCTATGGGATGCAGTTGATGGTGCAACAACTAGGTGGAACAGTCACCAGGGCAAAAAAAGCTGAGTATGGCAAAGCCGCCTTACTAATTGATCACCCCACTGACTTACTGAGCAATGTGCGAGACCACTCAACCATGTGGATGAGCCACGGAGATTCCTGCGTGACTTTGCCAGATGGCTTTGAAGTCCTTGCCCATACTCAGAATACCCCTTGTGCCACCATTGCTAACTATCAGAAAAAACTTTATGGCGTGCAATTCCATCCAGAGGTTGTGCATTCAACCGATGGTCTTGCCCTAATCCGTAACTTTGTTTACAACATCTGCGAGTGTGAACCCACTTGGACCACTGCTGCTTTTATCGAGGAAGCGATTCGAGAAGTGCGTGCCAAGGTAGGGGACAAACGGGTTCTGCTGGCTCTGTCTGGTGGAGTAGATTCCTCTACCCTTGCTTTCTTACTCCATCGCGCAATTGGGGATAAACTAACTTGTATGTTTATTGACCAAGGCTTCATGCGCAAAGGGGAACCAGAGCAGTTGGTGAAGCTATTTGAGGAAGAATTTTGTATTCGAGTAGAGTATGTGAGCGCTCGCGATCGCTTTTTGGCTCGCCTTGCTGGTGTCACTGACCCAGAAGAAAAGCGTCGCCGCATCGGTCACGAATTCATTCGCGTCTTTGAAGAAGAATCCCAGCGTCTTGGTCCATTTGATTATTTAGCTCAGGGTACCCTCTATCCCGATGTGATTGAATCAGCCCATACTAACGTTGATCCCAAAACCGGTGAGCGGGTAGCTGTGAAAATCAAGAGCCATCACAATGTCGGAGGCTTACCTAAAAACCTGCGCTTCAAGTTGGTAGAACCATTACGCAAGCTATTTAAAGACGAAGTGCGCCAACTCGGTCGTGACCTCCACTTGCCAGAAGCGATTGTGCGCCGACATCCCTTCCCCGGACCAGGGTTGGCGATTCGCATCATTGGTGAAGTGACCCCAGAACGGTTGAATATTCTGCGAGATGCTGATTTCATCGTTCGAGATGAAATTCGCCGACAGGGGATGTATAACGACTTTTGGCAAGCCTTTGCCGTATTGCTCCCAATACGCAGTGTCGGAGTAATGGGGGACAAGCGCACTTACGCTCATCCGATTGTATTGCGCTTTGTTTCCAGTGAAGATGGTATGACCGCTGACTGGTCACGAGTACCTTATGACTTACTTGAAACTATTTCCAACCGGATTGTTAATGAAGTCAAGGGAGTTAATCGGGTAGTCTATGATATTACCTCTAAACCTCCTGGAACCATAGAGTGGGAATAGTTTCTTCAAAGGGTGATTAGTGATTAGTGATTAGTGATTAGTGATTAGTGATTAGCCATTGTTCATTGGTCAGATGAGGTAAGCATTCAGCCGTCAGCGCTCAGCCAAAGGCTGATAGCTGATAGCTGATAGCTGAACGCGCACGCGTGCGTGGCACAGGCTTCTAGCCTGTGATAAGTGCGCATATGCTTACCAGATGACTAATCACTAAACAATATAAAACCGAAGTTTCCAGTTCAGTGAAACTTCGGTCTCACGATTAGACGCCATTAAATAGGGATAATACGGTATTTAATGGTATAAAACCGACATTGACAATTCTCTAGCACTAGAGTAAGAGTAAAGTATAGTATTTGTGCAGCAGCAATGCCCAAGAAAGTAGGAGTAACTAGGAAAATATCGACTCAAATCGTCCCAGTAGTAGGGATGACTGCGTCGGTTAAGGCCGAATTACTATCTACAATGAAAAAGCTGGGCATTGTCAGATCTGAGTCTTACAACAAGCTCGGGAGCATTAGCCACTGGGGACTGAATTGGAAAAAAGCCATTCCAGTGGTTAAAAGCTTTAGGACTCCCGACACCTTGGGGTTGCCTGCTAAATTAATGGACTGGACCATTAATGATGTAGCAAAGGCCATCACAGCTCAGCAGGCAGCCTGTATAGATGCAGTAGTAAAAAATGTCTACAAAAGATTCCCTGGAAAAGAGAACCAAAACAAGCGAAAGGAGCTTTGCAAACAACTTAAAAGTTTAGCATTTCTGGATAACTCACTTTTACACAGACTTGTTAGAAAGGAGTTTCAGAGAGGACATTCCTGGGTTAAAAACCAGATAGTCTACCAACAAGTGGGTTATAGATGCAAAAGACTTTCCCGTAACACTTACCAACTAGAATTAGCTGGACTAAGGAGAGGAAAAAGGAACAAGATAGTTGTCAGGTCTAATCGAAAAATAAAAGGACAAATTAGATTAATCCACAACCAAATCCTACAAAGGTTTGAAATTCATTTTTTAGTAGATCATGGAACTGTAGAGATTCCTGCTGACCGCCGAACTATTGGAGTAGACAAGGGATACACCGAGGCTTTCTATGATTCAGATGGCCAAGCGCACGGGAAAAATCTGGGCAAGGTGGCAACCAAAAAATCTGATCGTATATGTGCAAAGAACCGTAATAGGGGTAAACTTTGGGCGCTTCACAGAAAGCTAGAAAAAATAGACCCAGCCAAATCTGCTCGAATATTAGAAAAGAACCTAACCAGAAAGACGGAAAACCGCCGTTACAGACAGAATCAATCAGAGTTGACGGCGATAATAGGAGCAGCCTCTAAGTCTCTTTTCAATGGAGAAGCTCTAAAAGTTTTTGCAGAAGATTTAACACAACCAATACGAAACAAACGCCAGTCCAAGGCCGTGTCCCGCAAACTGAATAGTTGGATGAAAGGAGTGATGCGGGACTCTTTGCAAAAATGGGCTAATTGGACTGGTTCGGTTGTCACAGAAGTTCAGCCTAGTTACACGTCGCAAATTGACTCCAGAACTGGAACCCTTCTTGGGAAAAGGACTGGGGACAATTTTACCGGATTTGACGGGGTCGTGTTGCAGGCTGACTATAATGCTGCTTTGAACATCCTTGCTCGCGGTACCGACTTCGAAATAACTCGGTATATGAAGAAGACCGAGGTTCAGGCAGTGTTGTTGCGTCGTACCGCGCGTTGCCTGGAAGGTATGGGACTGAGTCTGCTTGATGCGGTTGAGCTTGGTTGGCTTGACCTTAAGCATAGTAAAACTCAGGCTTTCAAGCAACTCCTGGTCGAGATGCCAGGAACGCCTAGACAGACGAGTGGCAGGTTTAACTCCAATTACTGTATGACCACTCCTCACTCAGGCGACAATAAAGTGAACCTTGACCGTTTTATACCGGATTATTCCGATTTATGACGGTTTAAGAGTATCTCGATACACTATGGCAAAAGCAATATTAAATAATTTTCAACTCTTCTTACTCCGTTTTGTTTGTGTCAATAGCCCCAGTCCTACCAGACCAAGACCGATCACACTAGTGGGTTCTGGCACCGACTGGTACTCGTAGGTCAATGTAACTTCCCCTGCTACCTCTGTCTGGAACCCAGAAAGCAAATTGCCCGCACCCGTTACTGTGGAAGTACCAAGTGCTGTGAAGATCAAGTTCTGGTCTCCAGATCCTAAAAAGTAACTCAACTCAGAGTCCCCAGACATAAACGTATTACTTGTGCGATCCGAAGCGGTACGCTCAGGCAATGTGACTCCAGAAGATCCTGCGAAATCAAGTACACCGTCATAGCTAGAGAGACCAACCTGTTCTGAAACTAGGGGCTTCACTTCAACTAGGGTAATATCAGGTTCACTCAAGATTAAGGCAATTTTAGATGCCAGATCCAAGGTTACTGTACTTGGAGCGCCTTCCTGGCTTTCCGCACGGGCATTTCCCTTGACAAATCCGATCAGGTCAATCGTGACACTTTCGAGAGTCCCCAAAGCCTCATCGAATTTGGGGAGAATGAAAGATTTATCAACAGTTGTCGGTCGCCATTCAATGGTCTGAGTATGGGTGATACTAGCTGCATTAGCTGCACCAGTAGTCGCCAGCATACCAACCAAAGTAGTCGCAGTAGTTGCTAGAAATACGTTCAGACGGGAATAGGTCTTTGCTATGGATTGAGTCATGGTACTAACGAGTGATTAAGGTCTTCTGGTCATATCTCTGTAAAAGTCACTCCAACTTCGCATTTAGGTGGAGAGCTAATTTGTGTCTCTTTGAGCTAAGCAACTCTAGCGATGGCATAAATTGCCTGATTTCCGACAAAAATCCTAAAATTTAGGAATTACCACCAGTTTGACGGGTTTGTCAGTATAGATGCGGTTAAGCGGTTAAGTAGTAGAATAAAATTAAAGTAAACTGTTAAGAAAAGGGAACTTCGGACAAGGCAAAACGAAACAGAGAGGGATTCAATGCCTTGACAATTGTTGACAACGTTAACTTTATTTATTTTCAGGGACTTACCACTGGGACTGGGTTGAGCTTGCAAAACCAGCTCAACAAACTTCTAAAAGCTGACCATAATAGTGATGCAATTGGAAGAGCAAACTGTGGTTTTATGGGATAGCCATAGGGTTGTTCATGGTGGCTCAATCAGTCAATTACAATTTTTTTTGGCTATAAACTTATCCTAGGAATCTCGTGTTTTTCATCAGGTTTAAATTCAGCTTAAAATGTATTTTTAATGTAGATTTTTTGTATAAATACTTTTTGTACAAAATCCGTAATCATAATCCCTTTATTTTTAGGGCTATAACTTTAAACCTTATTCATAAAGTAAACCTGATCCCAATTTGATTTATTCGAGCTACAGATGGTGAGGAGGTTACAGGTTACAGGTTACAGGTTATAGGTTACAGGTTACAGGTTACAGGTTACAGGTTACAGGTTACAGGTTACAGGTTACAGGTTACAGGTTACAGGTTACAGGTTACAGGTTACAGGTTACAGGTTGCCGGTTATCCCTTACAGGTTGCCGGTTATAGGTTATAGGTTACAGGTTGCCGGTTATAGGTTATAGGTTACAGGTTATATCAAATCTGATAGCATCGGAATTGTTTACAACTTGCATTTGTCTCAATTAACTCTCTTCCCATCCGCCCATCTCTCCATCAATGTTTACAATT includes:
- a CDS encoding zinc ribbon domain-containing protein, producing MPKKVGVTRKISTQIVPVVGMTASVKAELLSTMKKLGIVRSESYNKLGSISHWGLNWKKAIPVVKSFRTPDTLGLPAKLMDWTINDVAKAITAQQAACIDAVVKNVYKRFPGKENQNKRKELCKQLKSLAFLDNSLLHRLVRKEFQRGHSWVKNQIVYQQVGYRCKRLSRNTYQLELAGLRRGKRNKIVVRSNRKIKGQIRLIHNQILQRFEIHFLVDHGTVEIPADRRTIGVDKGYTEAFYDSDGQAHGKNLGKVATKKSDRICAKNRNRGKLWALHRKLEKIDPAKSARILEKNLTRKTENRRYRQNQSELTAIIGAASKSLFNGEALKVFAEDLTQPIRNKRQSKAVSRKLNSWMKGVMRDSLQKWANWTGSVVTEVQPSYTSQIDSRTGTLLGKRTGDNFTGFDGVVLQADYNAALNILARGTDFEITRYMKKTEVQAVLLRRTARCLEGMGLSLLDAVELGWLDLKHSKTQAFKQLLVEMPGTPRQTSGRFNSNYCMTTPHSGDNKVNLDRFIPDYSDL
- a CDS encoding choice-of-anchor E domain-containing protein, whose amino-acid sequence is MTQSIAKTYSRLNVFLATTATTLVGMLATTGAANAASITHTQTIEWRPTTVDKSFILPKFDEALGTLESVTIDLIGFVKGNARAESQEGAPSTVTLDLASKIALILSEPDITLVEVKPLVSEQVGLSSYDGVLDFAGSSGVTLPERTASDRTSNTFMSGDSELSYFLGSGDQNLIFTALGTSTVTGAGNLLSGFQTEVAGEVTLTYEYQSVPEPTSVIGLGLVGLGLLTQTKRSKKS
- the cbiD gene encoding cobalt-precorrin-5B (C(1))-methyltransferase CbiD → MTTSLPQSGYTLPVFACASAIAALHQLRNGQPVETVSVDLINPPETADIPIEQVARIREGVALAITHSNPGDNLDLTRNTPIWAVVEWGSSEQTKSIQLLGGEGIGRQINAGGKPAIYAYAEKLLHHNLSSLLAPSEKIQVTIILPEGRKLAQRTSNSAFGVVEGLSLLGTTGISQPLSAPGQLAAYQEELKAKASKLLKQQASSHSTTLVFCVGENGLDLARGLGINPDRLVKTANWLGPLLVAAGYCQVPEILLFGYHGKLIKLAGGIFHTHHHLADGRLEILTAHCAQLGVPSPLIKQVFGSQTTEAALNCLRQWDQTQGTDWVNQVYHAIALTIDQRCFDYIRKHSEQHIQVGSVLFDRDRQIIVTSPTGCTLFSNL
- the guaA gene encoding glutamine-hydrolyzing GMP synthase; translated protein: MTNTAVTLRTNKLSYQKEALPVASLGEQLNRQMIVILDFGSQYSELIARRIRETNVYSEVLSYQTTAQQLQQLHPQGIILSGGPNSVYDDGAPLCDPEIWNLGIPVLGVCYGMQLMVQQLGGTVTRAKKAEYGKAALLIDHPTDLLSNVRDHSTMWMSHGDSCVTLPDGFEVLAHTQNTPCATIANYQKKLYGVQFHPEVVHSTDGLALIRNFVYNICECEPTWTTAAFIEEAIREVRAKVGDKRVLLALSGGVDSSTLAFLLHRAIGDKLTCMFIDQGFMRKGEPEQLVKLFEEEFCIRVEYVSARDRFLARLAGVTDPEEKRRRIGHEFIRVFEEESQRLGPFDYLAQGTLYPDVIESAHTNVDPKTGERVAVKIKSHHNVGGLPKNLRFKLVEPLRKLFKDEVRQLGRDLHLPEAIVRRHPFPGPGLAIRIIGEVTPERLNILRDADFIVRDEIRRQGMYNDFWQAFAVLLPIRSVGVMGDKRTYAHPIVLRFVSSEDGMTADWSRVPYDLLETISNRIVNEVKGVNRVVYDITSKPPGTIEWE